A genomic window from Archaeoglobus profundus DSM 5631 includes:
- a CDS encoding ribonuclease P protein component 4 has translation MLKREKRLERKIARERIDKLFQMMEEMKNKDYELARRYVELARRIAMKYRIKLPKEYKLKFCKKCLYPYKEGKFRVRIAKSRVIITCLNCGYTKRVPIRPIRKKIDERDKKRKVKILPQRVSQRC, from the coding sequence ATGCTCAAAAGGGAGAAGAGGCTAGAAAGAAAGATTGCGAGGGAGAGGATTGACAAACTCTTTCAAATGATGGAAGAAATGAAGAACAAAGATTACGAACTTGCAAGGAGGTATGTAGAGCTTGCTAGAAGGATTGCGATGAAGTACAGAATAAAGTTGCCAAAGGAGTATAAACTAAAGTTCTGTAAGAAGTGTCTGTACCCTTATAAGGAGGGTAAGTTCAGAGTTAGGATAGCCAAGTCGAGAGTCATAATAACATGTTTAAATTGTGGATACACTAAGAGAGTACCAATTAGACCGATCAGAAAAAAGATAGATGAAAGAGATAAAAAGAGAAAGGTTAAAATACTACCTCAGAGAGTCTCGCAAAGGTGTTAG
- a CDS encoding YlbF family regulator, producing MLDVLREKAIALADEITKLEEYVEFLECEKALKEDEVAQQLLMDFQQKQQEFVAKQMSGEFDQDLMNELSEIQSKLSARESVINFIEAYNKLLTTLAEVLDLISERINVNLAEVYRR from the coding sequence ATGTTGGATGTGTTGAGAGAAAAGGCGATAGCTCTGGCAGACGAGATAACAAAGCTCGAGGAGTATGTCGAGTTTCTGGAGTGCGAGAAGGCTTTGAAAGAAGATGAAGTCGCTCAGCAGTTGTTGATGGACTTCCAGCAGAAACAGCAGGAGTTTGTAGCAAAACAGATGAGTGGCGAATTTGATCAAGACTTGATGAATGAGCTGTCAGAGATTCAATCAAAGCTCAGTGCAAGGGAAAGCGTCATAAACTTCATAGAGGCTTACAACAAGTTGTTGACGACTTTAGCAGAAGTGCTTGATTTGATAAGTGAGAGAATAAACGTCAATCTAGCCGAAGTATACAGGAGGTAA
- a CDS encoding CBS domain-containing ParB/RepB/Spo0J family partition protein, producing the protein MAKLRVKDYMTKNVVTLSPENTVEDAIRLIEETGHDGFPVVDEDGMLVGYVSSIDLLKKDPTMKIKDIMKKEVHVAKEYMPLKDVARVMFRTGHSKLPVVDDRGRLVGIISNTDVIRSQIERATPEKVEKLKKTLEKIHNTNITIERGKVEVSKLIPTQTKVYADELRGRIHELRKGLAEPIVVIRKDNRYYLVDGHHRAIASLKIGQKLLDAYILNVPENVELGIEKLVRRKGIKSLKDVEVVDEGHPLVEITLKRVE; encoded by the coding sequence ATGGCCAAGCTCAGAGTTAAGGACTACATGACAAAAAATGTAGTTACACTATCACCTGAGAATACAGTTGAAGATGCGATAAGGCTGATTGAAGAAACTGGACACGATGGATTCCCAGTTGTCGATGAAGATGGTATGCTCGTTGGATACGTATCATCAATAGATCTCTTAAAAAAAGATCCGACAATGAAGATAAAGGACATAATGAAGAAGGAGGTACATGTTGCGAAAGAGTACATGCCGCTGAAAGATGTTGCAAGAGTTATGTTTAGAACTGGACATTCGAAGCTACCAGTTGTAGATGACAGGGGCAGGTTGGTAGGAATAATATCGAATACGGACGTTATCAGAAGTCAAATCGAGAGAGCCACACCTGAAAAGGTAGAAAAACTCAAGAAAACCCTTGAGAAGATACACAACACCAACATCACGATCGAGAGAGGAAAAGTGGAGGTTAGCAAGTTAATACCAACACAAACAAAGGTATATGCGGATGAATTGAGGGGAAGAATTCACGAACTTAGAAAAGGTTTGGCTGAGCCTATAGTCGTTATAAGGAAAGATAACCGATATTACTTAGTCGATGGACATCACAGAGCCATAGCATCACTAAAGATCGGCCAAAAATTGCTTGACGCTTACATACTGAACGTTCCTGAGAATGTGGAGCTTGGAATCGAAAAGCTCGTAAGGAGAAAGGGTATAAAGTCGTTAAAAGACGTAGAAGTTGTTGATGAAGGTCATCCGCTTGTTGAGATAACACTCAAAAGGGTTGAGTGA
- the hisE gene encoding phosphoribosyl-ATP diphosphatase: MILDELYDVLMDRKINPKEGSYTSKLLYHQKGVNKILEKLGEECVELILAVKDGKREEIVYETADLVYHLLVLLVKLDIKLEEIWKELERRRK, from the coding sequence ATGATACTTGACGAACTTTACGATGTCTTAATGGACAGAAAGATCAATCCAAAGGAAGGATCATACACGTCAAAACTACTCTATCATCAAAAGGGAGTCAACAAAATACTTGAAAAGTTAGGTGAGGAATGCGTTGAGCTAATACTGGCCGTGAAGGACGGCAAGAGGGAAGAAATAGTCTATGAGACGGCTGACCTTGTTTATCATCTGCTCGTACTCCTAGTTAAGCTTGATATAAAGCTTGAAGAGATTTGGAAAGAGTTGGAGAGGAGGAGAAAATGA
- a CDS encoding signal recognition particle subunit SRP19/SEC65 family protein encodes MKECVIWTVNIDSRKKRSEGRKIALKYAVPNVKLEEIVKACKELGIPCKAEEKKYPKFWWEEGGRVVVPKTESKIRLMEKIVSKIKEIREREKTKKKK; translated from the coding sequence ATGAAGGAGTGTGTAATCTGGACGGTAAATATAGACAGCAGAAAGAAGAGAAGTGAAGGCAGAAAGATAGCTTTAAAATACGCCGTTCCAAATGTAAAGCTCGAAGAAATAGTTAAAGCTTGCAAAGAGCTAGGAATTCCATGTAAGGCTGAAGAAAAGAAGTATCCAAAGTTCTGGTGGGAAGAAGGAGGAAGGGTTGTTGTTCCAAAGACCGAATCAAAGATAAGACTGATGGAGAAGATTGTCTCAAAAATAAAGGAAATTAGGGAAAGAGAAAAGACCAAGAAGAAAAAATGA
- a CDS encoding methyltransferase domain-containing protein, whose amino-acid sequence MKGIFYLSGENTCLASFEVLNLLEAEEISRDVQILIAEFKRNCFDRLALTHEVSEYYTTCDLEELEEVLSEIPIRGSCCVRVVKIRRPDLNSLMIEKRLGAVLWKRGCKINLTNPDTHIRVYISKRCHVGYLIHKTDKKQFLERHPNKRPFSMPCVIPPKIGRAMVNITAGKYILDPMCGTGTFLIEAGLMGLDFVGVEAYDRIVRGCAENLKFFKLPVNVIRGDARNLPFKDEVFDGIVTDFPYKRSTRLFGENLVERAVEEIHRVLKPDGRAVLVINVDIDDLVNDYFEIEGKCYQRVHKSLERRFYICRKVKKL is encoded by the coding sequence ATGAAGGGGATTTTTTACCTCTCTGGAGAAAACACTTGCTTAGCAAGTTTTGAAGTCCTAAATCTTCTCGAAGCTGAAGAAATAAGTAGGGATGTACAAATCTTAATAGCAGAGTTCAAAAGGAACTGTTTTGATAGATTGGCCCTAACACATGAGGTTTCTGAATACTATACAACTTGCGATCTTGAGGAGCTGGAAGAAGTTCTAAGTGAGATACCTATAAGGGGTAGCTGTTGTGTAAGGGTTGTAAAGATAAGGAGACCCGATCTCAACAGCTTGATGATTGAGAAGAGGCTTGGAGCGGTTCTTTGGAAGAGAGGTTGCAAGATAAATTTAACGAATCCGGACACACACATAAGAGTGTATATCTCCAAAAGATGTCATGTCGGTTACCTAATTCACAAGACTGACAAAAAGCAATTTCTCGAAAGACATCCTAACAAGAGGCCCTTCAGTATGCCATGCGTAATCCCTCCAAAGATAGGAAGGGCTATGGTAAACATAACCGCTGGAAAATACATACTGGATCCCATGTGCGGAACGGGAACTTTTCTGATAGAAGCTGGTTTGATGGGGCTAGATTTCGTTGGAGTTGAAGCTTACGATAGGATAGTGAGAGGATGTGCTGAGAATCTGAAATTCTTCAAGCTCCCCGTGAATGTGATTAGGGGAGACGCTAGAAATCTACCGTTTAAAGATGAGGTTTTTGATGGAATTGTTACAGATTTTCCCTACAAAAGATCGACGAGGTTATTTGGTGAGAATCTAGTTGAGAGGGCTGTAGAGGAGATACACAGAGTTTTAAAGCCAGATGGAAGGGCAGTACTCGTAATAAACGTGGACATAGACGACTTGGTAAACGATTACTTTGAAATAGAGGGCAAGTGCTATCAGCGAGTTCACAAGAGCTTAGAGAGAAGATTTTACATCTGCAGGAAAGTTAAAAAACTTTAA
- the dph2 gene encoding diphthamide biosynthesis enzyme Dph2, with protein sequence MPRRKLDLESVLPELEKRNAKKIGIQLPDGLKYKSEQIAEFFESKGYEVIISGSHCYGACDLDLELLKEVDVLLHLAHTPIFELERVIYVPYYVDYDVEDFEDIEIEERSIALIASAQYAWKLPEVKSVLEKRGYEVELKRGSNRVKMLGQVLGCNYTVLRNSKAEAVLFVGDGLFHPIGAKIYTKKKVYRFCPLDKEFEEVKVDDFLKRRYLSISKAMAAERGAIIVSKKIGQKRLSLALDLKRKAKERSKEVELIYLDDISPQVLENFLYGYFVNTACPRISYDDIELYSVPILTPQEFEMLLGLRSWEDYEVDEIL encoded by the coding sequence ATGCCAAGAAGAAAGCTTGATTTAGAAAGTGTTCTACCTGAACTTGAGAAAAGAAACGCTAAGAAAATAGGAATCCAGCTTCCAGACGGTCTGAAATATAAAAGCGAACAGATCGCAGAGTTTTTTGAAAGTAAGGGTTACGAGGTTATAATTTCAGGTTCTCACTGTTATGGCGCTTGCGATTTGGATTTAGAGCTACTTAAGGAAGTTGACGTCCTCTTACATTTGGCTCACACACCCATATTTGAGCTTGAAAGAGTGATATACGTCCCATACTATGTAGACTATGATGTCGAGGATTTTGAAGATATAGAGATTGAAGAGAGAAGTATTGCCCTAATCGCTTCAGCCCAGTACGCTTGGAAACTGCCAGAAGTTAAGAGTGTTTTAGAAAAGAGGGGTTACGAGGTTGAGTTGAAAAGGGGAAGCAACAGGGTAAAGATGCTGGGGCAGGTTTTGGGATGCAACTACACCGTTTTAAGAAATTCTAAGGCTGAAGCTGTTTTGTTCGTTGGTGACGGTCTGTTTCATCCAATAGGAGCGAAAATATACACTAAAAAGAAGGTTTACCGCTTCTGTCCGCTCGATAAAGAGTTTGAAGAGGTTAAAGTGGATGACTTTCTGAAGAGAAGGTATCTGAGTATATCGAAGGCTATGGCTGCTGAAAGAGGAGCGATAATAGTTAGTAAGAAAATTGGTCAGAAGAGGTTGAGCTTGGCTCTGGATTTAAAGAGAAAAGCTAAAGAGAGGAGTAAAGAAGTTGAACTCATATATTTGGATGACATATCTCCTCAAGTTCTCGAAAACTTCCTTTACGGGTACTTCGTTAATACTGCCTGTCCCCGCATAAGCTACGATGACATTGAACTCTACAGTGTGCCGATTCTAACTCCACAGGAATTTGAGATGCTACTAGGCTTAAGAAGTTGGGAAGATTATGAAGTTGATGAAATTCTCTAA
- a CDS encoding 3-isopropylmalate dehydratase small subunit, giving the protein MLRGRAWKFGDNISTDHITPGRYFHLRSKIEELAKHVMEDADPDFMKKFKPGDFVVAGKNFGMGSSREHAPLALKVAGVSAVLAKSFARIFYRNAINVGLPVLIVDTDPIESGDILEVDLSKGIVRDVTKGIELKAKPLPEFMLRILKAGGLVEYVKTYGDL; this is encoded by the coding sequence ATGCTCAGAGGTAGGGCTTGGAAGTTCGGAGATAACATTTCTACGGACCACATAACCCCCGGACGGTACTTTCATTTGAGAAGCAAAATTGAGGAGTTGGCTAAACACGTTATGGAGGATGCCGATCCGGATTTCATGAAAAAGTTCAAGCCCGGCGATTTTGTAGTGGCTGGAAAGAACTTCGGAATGGGAAGTAGTAGGGAACATGCACCTTTGGCATTGAAAGTAGCTGGAGTTTCAGCCGTCTTAGCAAAGTCCTTTGCGAGGATATTTTACAGAAATGCCATAAATGTTGGATTGCCAGTCCTGATAGTTGATACAGATCCAATAGAGTCTGGAGATATTCTCGAAGTTGATTTAAGCAAGGGTATAGTCAGGGATGTTACCAAGGGCATAGAGTTGAAGGCTAAACCTCTTCCAGAATTCATGCTGAGAATTCTCAAAGCTGGAGGGCTTGTCGAGTACGTCAAAACTTATGGAGATCTTTAG
- the speD gene encoding adenosylmethionine decarboxylase, translating to MIIGRHIIAELYGVSKDLISKEEKVREIMEEVVKEAELTKVGSVYKQFNPHGVTGIILIAESHISIHTWPEYELVNLDVFTCGDAEKAEKAFKLFLEKFKPKWYRHFVLDRG from the coding sequence ATGATCATCGGCAGGCACATAATAGCGGAGTTGTACGGTGTATCGAAGGATTTGATATCAAAAGAGGAAAAAGTCCGTGAGATAATGGAGGAAGTAGTTAAGGAGGCTGAGCTAACAAAAGTTGGCAGTGTATACAAGCAGTTTAACCCGCATGGTGTAACTGGAATAATTCTGATAGCGGAAAGCCACATATCAATACATACGTGGCCGGAGTACGAACTCGTAAACCTTGACGTTTTCACATGCGGCGATGCCGAGAAGGCTGAAAAGGCCTTCAAGCTGTTTTTGGAGAAGTTTAAGCCGAAGTGGTACAGACATTTCGTCTTAGATAGGGGCTAA
- a CDS encoding CBS domain-containing protein, producing the protein MVMQSDIPVKEIMTREVCTARKDDTLLTASKKMIKFGVGSVVVIEDGRPIGIVTEKDILYKVVSKNKLPSKVKLKDIMSTPLITIKPTTSLREAADIMRKRGIRRLPVVDDNGNLIGIVTDNDILSVVIDLGEFAELLKNEYYEVEEMSGKCEKCGRISDRLYDIEGLKVCEDCYEVLR; encoded by the coding sequence ATGGTTATGCAGTCCGACATACCAGTGAAGGAAATAATGACCAGAGAAGTTTGCACTGCTAGGAAGGACGATACATTACTCACAGCTTCGAAGAAGATGATAAAGTTCGGAGTAGGTAGCGTAGTCGTAATTGAAGACGGAAGACCGATAGGAATTGTAACTGAGAAGGATATCCTCTACAAAGTCGTTTCCAAGAATAAGCTACCTTCAAAGGTTAAGCTCAAGGACATCATGAGCACACCGCTAATTACGATAAAGCCAACCACCAGTCTCAGAGAGGCTGCGGATATAATGAGAAAGAGAGGAATCAGAAGATTACCAGTTGTAGATGATAACGGCAACCTTATAGGGATTGTGACTGACAACGACATATTGAGTGTAGTAATAGATCTAGGTGAATTTGCAGAGCTCCTCAAAAATGAGTACTATGAAGTTGAGGAAATGAGTGGCAAGTGCGAGAAGTGTGGAAGAATTTCCGATCGTCTCTATGATATAGAAGGTTTAAAGGTTTGTGAAGATTGTTATGAGGTGTTGAGATGA
- a CDS encoding CBS domain-containing protein has protein sequence MKLGSVMNLATRDVKTIPPRSTIMNALKTMVNAGFRRMPVADAGTKKLMGIVSATDIINFLGGGEKHKIVENRYEGNLAKAINESIDEIMTRDVVSVRYTDSWEDAVELMIEKNVGGCPIVDNDGKVFGIVTERDIVKFLASQRRLDGVVRDYMTPRVVTVTPNTTVREAMEIMISKRIRRLPIVKDGILYGILVSTDFLRYFAKDAFKMLETGNIKDVLNKSIHEIASNSNVLKYREPLVFESRDKISDVVRSMVEKGVGCALIVENGKLEGIITERDLMKFLYSNI, from the coding sequence ATGAAGCTTGGAAGTGTCATGAATTTGGCAACCAGAGACGTCAAGACTATTCCTCCCCGTTCGACAATAATGAATGCCCTCAAAACGATGGTTAACGCCGGGTTCAGAAGAATGCCAGTTGCAGATGCTGGAACAAAGAAGCTTATGGGTATAGTCTCTGCTACGGACATAATAAATTTCCTCGGTGGTGGAGAAAAGCATAAGATCGTAGAAAACAGGTACGAGGGTAATCTGGCAAAGGCTATAAATGAGAGCATAGACGAGATCATGACTAGAGATGTTGTCTCCGTTAGATACACGGATTCTTGGGAGGATGCAGTTGAACTGATGATAGAGAAAAACGTGGGCGGATGTCCAATAGTTGATAACGATGGCAAAGTCTTCGGGATTGTTACTGAGAGGGACATAGTGAAGTTTCTAGCCAGTCAGAGAAGGCTTGATGGAGTTGTAAGAGATTACATGACTCCTAGAGTTGTAACTGTAACTCCGAACACGACCGTTAGAGAGGCTATGGAGATAATGATATCCAAGAGGATAAGGAGATTGCCAATAGTCAAGGACGGCATACTTTACGGAATTCTTGTATCAACAGATTTCCTTAGGTACTTCGCCAAAGATGCCTTCAAGATGCTCGAAACTGGAAATATAAAGGATGTGCTGAACAAGAGCATACATGAGATTGCCTCAAATTCAAACGTACTCAAGTATCGAGAACCCCTCGTTTTCGAAAGCAGGGACAAAATATCAGATGTTGTAAGAAGTATGGTTGAGAAGGGTGTTGGATGCGCTTTGATAGTTGAGAACGGCAAGTTGGAAGGAATAATAACTGAGAGAGACTTGATGAAATTCCTATACTCTAACATATGA
- a CDS encoding RNA ligase: MKDIASAIGVSAPALRELFRRDILRKAFISHPFFSDVLEAYKLDRKFGGFEEGTLIAKTVEGVEIVRGFPKIKRALTLYPTIKKHFKGDVAIEEKMNGYNVRIVKFGEKLYAITRGGFICPYTTEKVRLIFDKSFFKDHPNLMLCCEAVGEESPYVPSSIYGERLDFYVFDIRDKSTNEALSIKEKERICENYGFNMATIFDVVSSKIAHEVVRDVIEKIGKEGREGVVIKDVEMKEPPIKYTTSQANCSDLSYGFRYFGEYGKDFLFSRLIREGFQSWEFCESEENMYERALRIGKAILFSMVESIRNVKDRGKVYENMRLRFYDLEVFELFKEHVRRMGVSAKFSDPIQDEDGSYVVHYYKYMKSTTDIVKHILEGNLWS; encoded by the coding sequence ATGAAGGATATTGCTAGTGCCATTGGCGTTTCCGCTCCAGCTTTAAGGGAGCTCTTCAGAAGGGACATCTTGAGAAAAGCTTTCATAAGTCATCCCTTTTTTTCAGACGTTTTGGAGGCTTACAAGCTCGACAGAAAGTTTGGTGGTTTTGAAGAGGGAACGTTGATAGCTAAGACAGTTGAAGGTGTTGAGATCGTAAGGGGGTTTCCCAAGATAAAGAGGGCCTTAACGCTGTATCCAACCATTAAAAAGCACTTCAAAGGCGATGTTGCGATAGAGGAGAAGATGAACGGGTACAACGTAAGGATTGTCAAATTCGGAGAGAAACTTTATGCAATAACCAGAGGAGGCTTCATATGCCCCTACACTACCGAGAAAGTTAGGTTAATTTTTGATAAGTCCTTTTTTAAAGATCATCCGAATTTGATGCTCTGCTGTGAAGCTGTGGGGGAGGAATCACCGTACGTTCCAAGCTCAATTTACGGCGAAAGACTTGACTTTTACGTTTTCGATATAAGAGATAAGAGTACGAACGAAGCCCTATCCATCAAAGAGAAGGAGAGGATTTGCGAGAATTACGGCTTTAATATGGCGACAATATTTGACGTTGTTAGTTCAAAGATCGCTCACGAAGTCGTTAGGGATGTAATAGAGAAGATAGGGAAGGAGGGTAGGGAGGGAGTAGTTATAAAGGACGTTGAGATGAAGGAACCTCCTATAAAGTATACTACGAGTCAAGCCAACTGTTCCGATCTCAGCTACGGCTTTAGATACTTTGGTGAGTACGGTAAGGATTTTCTGTTTTCGAGGTTGATAAGGGAGGGTTTTCAGAGTTGGGAGTTCTGCGAGAGTGAAGAGAATATGTACGAAAGGGCTTTGAGAATAGGAAAAGCAATTCTCTTTTCCATGGTTGAAAGTATAAGGAATGTTAAAGATAGAGGAAAAGTGTACGAGAATATGAGGTTGAGATTTTACGATCTCGAAGTTTTCGAGCTCTTTAAGGAGCACGTGAGAAGGATGGGTGTATCTGCAAAGTTTTCAGATCCAATTCAAGATGAAGACGGTAGCTACGTCGTTCACTATTATAAGTACATGAAGTCCACTACGGACATCGTTAAACATATATTGGAAGGTAACCTCTGGTCGTAA
- a CDS encoding IS200/IS605 family accessory protein TnpB-related protein, with the protein MISVDVNEGNVTVKVLNMVYLLQTDIKRLTLGYSGYREVMQSIKGNRHVKRVIHSRERNRKRDRRYKIANVIANTAKQLNAVVVLENLPKRCPKNMISNVNDKKLRHRIYQAGFRSLIKVIEEKCLERGVSVVKVDPRGTSSTCPFCNSKLMRGDAPRQLKCPKCNVEMGRDVVAVFNLEKRGLTLKGHVPFVPMPDESTPEVAVLPMKVWMRRKFLPSHFI; encoded by the coding sequence GTGATTTCGGTTGACGTTAACGAGGGCAACGTTACGGTTAAGGTACTGAATATGGTTTATCTTCTTCAAACAGATATTAAGAGGTTAACTCTTGGATACTCTGGCTATCGAGAGGTAATGCAAAGTATTAAGGGTAATAGGCATGTCAAGAGGGTTATTCACAGTAGAGAGCGCAATAGGAAGAGGGATAGAAGATACAAAATTGCTAACGTTATCGCAAACACGGCTAAACAGTTAAATGCGGTTGTTGTCCTTGAAAACTTACCTAAACGATGCCCTAAGAACATGATAAGTAACGTAAACGACAAAAAATTGAGGCATAGGATTTATCAAGCTGGTTTTAGAAGTTTGATTAAGGTTATCGAGGAGAAATGTTTAGAGAGGGGTGTGAGCGTAGTTAAGGTTGATCCGAGAGGGACGTCATCTACGTGTCCGTTTTGTAATTCTAAGCTGATGAGGGGCGATGCCCCGAGGCAGTTAAAGTGTCCCAAATGCAACGTTGAGATGGGTAGAGATGTGGTAGCGGTTTTCAACTTGGAAAAGAGGGGTTTAACTTTGAAGGGGCACGTGCCGTTTGTCCCGATGCCCGATGAATCCACTCCAGAGGTAGCCGTGCTACCGATGAAGGTGTGGATGAGGAGAAAGTTCCTACCGTCTCATTTTATTTAA
- the gatC gene encoding Asp-tRNA(Asn)/Glu-tRNA(Gln) amidotransferase subunit GatC, producing MITEEEVLHVANLAKIELKPEDVKKFKEEFSKILEYFSILDEVGEDVEPTYHVLPLKNVFREDVPKEPLPRELVLMNAKHVEDGYFKGPKIMED from the coding sequence ATGATAACCGAGGAGGAGGTTCTTCACGTTGCAAATCTTGCCAAGATCGAATTGAAACCTGAGGACGTGAAAAAGTTTAAAGAAGAGTTTTCAAAGATTTTGGAATACTTCAGCATACTCGACGAAGTTGGTGAGGATGTTGAACCGACTTATCACGTCCTACCGCTCAAAAACGTTTTTAGAGAAGACGTTCCAAAGGAACCTCTACCGAGAGAACTCGTTTTGATGAATGCAAAGCATGTGGAGGATGGATACTTCAAAGGGCCGAAGATAATGGAGGATTGA
- the gatA gene encoding Asp-tRNA(Asn)/Glu-tRNA(Gln) amidotransferase subunit GatA: MKVREWRERLESERCYDLIAELFERIERSKLNAFITLNKEEALKKAEEFDKGKLKGKLAGIPVAVKDNISTKGLRTTCASKMLANYVPPFDAHVVERLKQEGAIIIGKTNMDEFAMGTTTETSYFGVVRNPYDLERVAGGSSGGSGACLHNESVLALGSDTGGSIRCPASFCGVYGLKPTYGLVSRYGLIPYANSLEQIGPMANCVEDLALLLEVIAGKDERDSTNAGVDFKFEPEDKRYRVGIIKEMSANDDVMKVFEEVVDIVRERHEVVEVSLSSLKYALPAYYIIAMSEASSNLARYDGVRYGYALEKLDTWTRYFAKVRAEGFGEEVKRRIMLGTYALSAGYYGRYYLKALRVRTLVRNDFQRAFKHCDLLIAPTMPTPAFKIGEIQDPLTMYKMDVNTVPANLAGIPALSMPMGFVKGLPVGLQVMGNYFEENKILSFALELEKALE, translated from the coding sequence ATGAAAGTGAGGGAGTGGAGGGAAAGGCTCGAGAGTGAGAGATGCTACGATCTCATTGCGGAACTCTTTGAGAGGATTGAGAGGAGTAAGCTCAACGCATTCATAACTTTAAACAAGGAGGAGGCCTTAAAAAAAGCTGAGGAGTTCGATAAAGGAAAGTTGAAGGGTAAGTTGGCCGGAATACCAGTTGCTGTTAAGGACAACATAAGCACTAAGGGGTTGAGAACTACTTGCGCATCAAAGATGCTTGCAAACTACGTTCCTCCATTCGATGCCCATGTAGTGGAGAGGCTTAAGCAGGAGGGAGCTATAATAATCGGAAAGACGAACATGGACGAATTCGCAATGGGTACTACCACGGAAACATCATACTTCGGTGTAGTCAGAAATCCATACGACTTGGAGAGAGTGGCTGGGGGAAGTAGTGGAGGAAGTGGAGCTTGCTTGCATAATGAAAGTGTTTTAGCCTTGGGAAGTGATACGGGTGGAAGTATAAGGTGTCCAGCTTCCTTCTGCGGAGTTTACGGTTTAAAGCCGACCTATGGATTGGTCTCACGTTACGGCTTGATTCCCTATGCCAATTCCTTAGAGCAAATCGGACCTATGGCAAACTGCGTTGAGGATTTGGCTCTACTTTTGGAGGTTATAGCTGGTAAGGATGAAAGAGACTCAACGAATGCTGGTGTAGATTTCAAATTCGAGCCTGAAGATAAAAGATACAGGGTTGGAATCATTAAGGAGATGAGTGCAAATGATGATGTAATGAAGGTTTTTGAGGAGGTCGTCGACATAGTTAGAGAGAGGCATGAAGTTGTTGAAGTTTCTCTAAGCTCTCTAAAATACGCTCTACCCGCTTACTACATCATAGCAATGAGCGAGGCCTCATCGAATCTCGCAAGATACGATGGAGTCAGATACGGCTACGCCTTGGAAAAGCTCGACACTTGGACGAGATACTTTGCTAAGGTTAGGGCTGAGGGATTTGGAGAGGAAGTTAAGAGGAGGATAATGCTCGGAACTTACGCTCTATCAGCTGGATATTACGGTAGATACTACCTCAAGGCTTTGAGAGTTAGGACTTTGGTGAGGAACGACTTTCAGAGAGCTTTCAAGCATTGCGACCTTCTAATAGCTCCAACGATGCCAACTCCAGCTTTCAAGATAGGAGAGATTCAAGACCCTCTAACGATGTATAAGATGGATGTAAACACAGTTCCAGCCAACTTAGCCGGAATTCCTGCATTGTCTATGCCGATGGGTTTCGTAAAAGGCTTGCCAGTTGGTTTACAGGTTATGGGCAACTACTTCGAAGAGAACAAAATCCTTAGCTTTGCATTGGAGCTTGAAAAAGCGTTGGAGTGA